A part of Arachis hypogaea cultivar Tifrunner chromosome 12, arahy.Tifrunner.gnm2.J5K5, whole genome shotgun sequence genomic DNA contains:
- the LOC112729972 gene encoding uncharacterized protein: MDFTKAAVARKLQLEELECLRMEAYENARIYKEKTKALHDHHIRRKDFQEGDEVLLYNLRLRFMPGNLRSRWEGPFKVKEIKSYGVVELFDPQSDTTFKVNGHRVKKYHGYKSPREVEVLLLEDAPKGEEA; the protein is encoded by the coding sequence ATGGATTTCACCAAGGCGGCTGTGGCCAGGAAATTACAACTAGAGGAGCTCGAGTGCTTAAGGATGgaggcatatgagaatgcccggatatacaaggagaagactAAAGCCTTGCACGATCACCACATCCGAAGgaaggattttcaagaaggtgatgaggttctcctctacaacttGAGGCTGCGATTTATGCCTGGCAAtctccgttctagatgggaaggacccttcaaGGTGAAAGAGATAAAGTCCTATGGAGTGGTAGAATTGTTTGACCCTCAAAGTGACACAACTTTcaaagtgaatggacatagagtgaagaagtaccatggctacaagtCACCAAGAGAAGTGGAAGTGCTCCTACTTGAGGATGCACCAAAAGGAGAGGAAGCTTAA